Proteins co-encoded in one Candidatus Omnitrophota bacterium genomic window:
- the nadC gene encoding carboxylating nicotinate-nucleotide diphosphorylase, with protein sequence MAYAKYFLSENKPKINPIRLKEIIRRALIEDTGFGDITTKFTIPKNKKIKASIVAKEDFLLCGIMAAKEVFKTADPKVKFDEKIKEGKDVHAKDIIAVISGNAHSILGAERTALNLLSLLSGIATKTRKFVRKIAPFKTKITDTRKTIAGLRELQKYAVKIGGGYNHRISLDEMILIKDNHLKILGGYSKLTNIPSNCKIEIEAQSLEEFRHALSLKPNVIMLDNMSIKDIKKAVKIRNNTRFKKQPTLLEISGGICLSNIKKYAATEVEIISIGELTDSIESVDISLEVI encoded by the coding sequence ATGGCTTACGCTAAATATTTTTTATCCGAAAATAAACCTAAAATTAACCCTATCAGGCTTAAGGAAATAATTAGGCGCGCCTTAATTGAAGATACTGGCTTCGGAGATATTACTACTAAGTTTACTATCCCAAAAAATAAAAAAATAAAAGCTTCTATTGTCGCTAAAGAAGATTTTCTTCTCTGCGGTATCATGGCCGCCAAAGAGGTTTTCAAGACCGCTGATCCAAAAGTTAAATTTGATGAAAAGATTAAAGAAGGCAAGGATGTGCACGCAAAAGATATCATCGCCGTTATATCAGGAAATGCTCATAGTATCCTTGGGGCCGAAAGAACAGCTCTAAATTTATTATCTTTACTTTCTGGTATAGCTACAAAAACAAGAAAATTTGTCAGAAAAATTGCACCTTTTAAAACCAAGATCACCGACACCCGCAAAACCATAGCGGGCTTAAGGGAATTACAGAAATATGCAGTTAAAATCGGAGGCGGATATAACCACAGAATAAGCCTGGATGAGATGATTTTAATTAAAGATAACCACTTAAAGATTCTTGGAGGATACTCTAAACTAACAAATATTCCTTCTAACTGTAAAATTGAAATTGAAGCCCAAAGCCTAGAAGAATTTAGGCATGCCTTAAGCCTTAAACCCAATGTTATTATGCTTGATAATATGAGTATCAAAGATATTAAAAAAGCAGTAAAAATTAGGAATAATACCAGATTTAAAAAACAACCAACCCTTCTTGAAATAAGTGGGGGCATCTGCCTTAGCAATATAAAAAAATACGCTGCAACGGAAGTTGAGATAATCTCAATAGGAGAATTAACTGATTCAATAGAATCCGTAGATATCAGCTTAGAGGTTATTTAA
- the uvrB gene encoding excinuclease ABC subunit UvrB, with product MEKFKLVSRFKPCGDQPKAIKELTHEILSSKRYSTLLGVTGSGKTFTLANVIAKTNLPTLIISHNKTLAAQLYSEFKEFFPHNAVEYFVSYYDYYQPEAYIPSTDTYIEKDSSINERLDRLRLSTTTSLMSRRDVIVVASVSCIYNLGSPADYQDMLVILRTGESLNRDELISKLIQIQYVRNDYEFIRGKIRVRGDVIEVFPSYSEQALRIELTGDLISRISIIHPVSAKTISIVDKIAIYPAKHFIASKDKIDTAIKSIKEELVVELKKLKEKNKLIQAQRLESRTNYDLDMLKEIGYCHGIENYSRHLNGLPLGFRPYSMIDYFQGNFLTIIDESHATIPQIGGMYAGDRARKETLVNYGFRLPSCLDNRPLKFNEFNQLIKQFIFVSATPDKYELNLSQNKVIEQIIRPTGLIDPEIIVKPSKGQIQDLIQQVKIRAKNNQRTLITTLTKRMAEDLANFLAENGIKVKYLHSEIQTIQRSVILRELRQKKFDCLVGINLLREGLDLPEVSLVAILDADKEGFLRSSTSLIQVGGRAARNIDGTVIMYADTITGSMKKAIEESTRRRKIQLKYNQKNKITPRSIQRSIKEGIEDLEVASEFVRVLTGEPTEQYQLHKYITELEYEMERAARNLQFEKAALLRDKIKELRNVTGS from the coding sequence ATGGAAAAATTCAAATTAGTTTCCCGTTTTAAACCATGTGGTGACCAACCCAAAGCTATAAAAGAACTTACCCATGAAATCCTTAGCAGTAAACGTTATTCTACTTTACTGGGAGTCACCGGAAGCGGTAAAACCTTTACCCTGGCCAACGTTATAGCCAAAACAAACCTGCCTACGCTTATAATTTCGCACAATAAAACATTAGCTGCCCAACTTTATTCAGAATTCAAAGAGTTTTTTCCTCACAATGCGGTGGAATATTTTGTAAGCTACTACGATTATTACCAACCAGAAGCATATATTCCTTCTACTGACACTTATATAGAGAAAGATTCATCGATTAACGAGAGATTGGACCGTTTAAGGCTTTCAACAACTACATCCTTAATGAGCCGTCGGGATGTAATTGTGGTAGCCAGTGTCTCATGTATTTATAATCTAGGTTCACCTGCCGATTACCAAGATATGCTTGTAATCCTAAGAACCGGAGAGAGCCTTAATCGCGATGAGCTAATCTCCAAACTCATTCAGATTCAATATGTGCGCAATGATTACGAATTCATTCGCGGTAAGATCAGAGTACGTGGGGATGTAATCGAGGTCTTCCCTTCCTACAGCGAACAAGCACTGCGCATAGAATTAACAGGCGACCTTATAAGTAGAATTTCAATAATCCATCCGGTATCTGCAAAAACAATAAGTATAGTTGATAAAATCGCTATTTATCCGGCCAAACATTTCATTGCCTCAAAAGATAAAATAGATACGGCAATAAAATCTATAAAAGAGGAATTGGTTGTTGAATTAAAAAAATTAAAGGAAAAAAACAAATTAATTCAAGCCCAACGCTTGGAATCACGCACAAATTATGACCTGGATATGCTCAAAGAAATCGGATATTGCCATGGCATAGAAAATTATTCACGCCATCTAAACGGGCTACCATTAGGCTTTCGGCCATATTCAATGATTGATTACTTCCAAGGTAATTTTTTAACCATAATTGATGAATCACATGCGACTATTCCTCAGATAGGGGGAATGTATGCAGGTGATAGGGCCAGAAAAGAAACCTTAGTAAACTACGGTTTCAGGCTTCCTTCATGCCTGGATAATCGGCCGCTCAAATTTAATGAGTTTAATCAGCTGATAAAGCAGTTTATCTTCGTTTCAGCCACGCCGGATAAATATGAACTAAATCTAAGCCAGAATAAAGTTATTGAACAAATTATCCGGCCTACCGGATTAATCGATCCTGAAATTATCGTCAAACCCTCCAAAGGACAAATTCAGGATTTAATCCAACAGGTAAAAATCCGCGCTAAAAATAACCAAAGGACACTAATTACCACTCTTACCAAAAGAATGGCAGAAGACCTTGCTAATTTCCTTGCCGAAAACGGCATAAAAGTCAAATACCTTCACTCTGAAATACAAACAATTCAACGATCAGTAATATTAAGGGAACTACGCCAGAAAAAATTTGACTGCCTGGTAGGAATTAACCTGCTTCGTGAGGGGTTGGATTTACCAGAGGTTTCATTAGTGGCTATACTAGATGCTGACAAAGAAGGATTTTTACGCTCAAGTACAAGCCTAATACAAGTGGGAGGGCGAGCCGCACGCAATATTGACGGCACAGTAATTATGTATGCCGATACGATTACCGGTTCGATGAAAAAAGCGATCGAAGAAAGCACTCGTAGGAGAAAAATCCAGCTAAAATACAACCAAAAGAATAAAATTACTCCTCGTTCTATTCAAAGATCAATTAAAGAGGGAATAGAAGATTTGGAAGTTGCTTCTGAATTTGTACGAGTTTTAACTGGTGAACCGACAGAACAATACCAGTTGCATAAATATATAACTGAGTTAGAATATGAAATGGAACGAGCAGCGCGCAACCTGCAATTTGAAAAAGCTGCCCTCTTAAGAGATAAAATCAAGGAGTTACGTAATGTTACTGGCAGTTGA
- a CDS encoding type III pantothenate kinase produces MLLAVDIGNTNITFGIFKGKKLQKQFDIPTKEYSKSKLLRKLRIKPKLSATLICSVVPKLTRILQRDLMIETGKKPYILGNDLVVPINNPYHKPNQLGQDRLVNAYAGSCLYKVPLIVIDSGTAITFDVIDKNKKYLGGLIIPGMKISLEALSEKTALLPPVSLNTPMIFMGCDTKNSILNGIVFGTAGSVKELTNKIKQCIGKNALVIGTGGNIDLIKKYSGINLKVDTDLTLKGINFIYEKTI; encoded by the coding sequence ATGTTACTGGCAGTTGATATCGGTAATACTAATATAACGTTTGGAATATTTAAAGGTAAGAAACTTCAGAAACAATTTGATATCCCCACAAAAGAATATTCAAAATCAAAACTACTAAGAAAACTAAGAATAAAACCAAAACTATCCGCTACGCTCATATGTAGCGTTGTACCTAAACTCACCCGGATTCTTCAACGTGACTTAATGATTGAAACTGGTAAAAAACCATATATATTAGGTAATGATCTGGTTGTTCCCATAAATAACCCTTACCATAAACCAAACCAGTTAGGCCAGGACCGCCTGGTAAATGCTTATGCCGGCTCTTGCCTTTACAAAGTACCACTAATTGTAATAGATTCCGGAACCGCAATTACCTTTGACGTTATCGATAAAAATAAAAAATACCTAGGAGGTTTGATTATTCCAGGAATGAAAATATCTCTTGAAGCCCTAAGTGAAAAAACAGCGTTACTTCCGCCTGTTTCATTAAATACTCCAATGATCTTTATGGGATGCGATACGAAAAACAGCATATTAAACGGTATTGTTTTTGGCACAGCAGGCTCAGTCAAAGAGCTGACAAATAAAATCAAGCAATGCATAGGTAAAAATGCACTGGTTATTGGTACAGGTGGCAATATTGATTTAATAAAAAAATATTCCGGGATAAATTTAAAAGTTGATACCGACTTAACCTTAAAAGGGATTAACTTTATTTATGAAAAAACAATTTAA
- the groES gene encoding co-chaperone GroES, translated as MEIKPLGDRIVVKPLEAENKSKGGILLPDTAKEKPQEAKVIAVGRGKILENGSIHAPEVKAGDKVLYGKYSGNEITTKDGEELLILREEDILAIIK; from the coding sequence ATGGAAATTAAACCATTGGGTGATCGCATCGTCGTTAAGCCTTTGGAAGCAGAAAATAAAAGCAAAGGTGGAATTCTTTTACCTGACACTGCCAAAGAGAAACCACAAGAAGCCAAGGTTATAGCGGTAGGAAGAGGCAAAATACTGGAGAATGGCTCAATCCACGCTCCTGAAGTAAAAGCAGGAGATAAGGTGCTCTACGGAAAATATTCCGGTAATGAAATTACCACCAAAGATGGCGAAGAACTGCTCATTTTGCGTGAAGAAGATATCTTAGCAATTATCAAATAA